In Helianthus annuus cultivar XRQ/B chromosome 9, HanXRQr2.0-SUNRISE, whole genome shotgun sequence, the following are encoded in one genomic region:
- the LOC110876102 gene encoding uncharacterized mitochondrial protein AtMg00810-like → MGSLAAEFAMKDLGPLSYFLGITVTRTGSQMFLLQQSYALDIVNRAGMATCNPVATPVDTKPKLSTTSSVPFDNPTLYRSLAGALQYLTFTRPDICYAVQQICIQMHNPSSAHWNALKRIIRYIRGTATYGLTLSPCSDISLRAYTDADWAGCPDTRRSTSGYCVYMGQNLLSLSSKRQSTISRSSAEAEYRAVANVVAEVCWIRNLLLELRQPVSKATLVYCDNISAIYLSSNPVQHQRTKHIEIDIHFVCEHV, encoded by the coding sequence ATGGGCAGCCTCGCGGCTGAATttgcaatgaaagatcttggacCTCTCAGCTATTTCTTGGGTATTACGGTTACTCGTACTGGTTCCCAAATGTTTCTCTTGCAACAATCTTATGCTCTTGACATTGTCAATCGAGCGGGCATGGCTACATGCAACCCTGTCGCAACTCCTGTGGACACGAAACCAAAGCTTAGCACAACATCTAGTGTTCCTTTTGATAACCCCACATTATACCGAAGCCTTGCTGGTGCGCTTCAGTATCTCACGTTTACTAGGCCTGACATCTGTTATGCGGTTCAACAAATTTGCATTCAAATGCATAACCCCAGCTCCGCTCACTGGAACGCTTTGAAGCGTATTATTCGTTACATTCGCGGCACAGCCACTTATGGTCTCACTCTCTCACCATGTTCTGACATCTCTCTTCGAGCCTATACAGATGCGGATTGGGCTGGATGTCCGGATACCCGTCGTTCCACTTCAGGATACTGTGTTTATATGGGTCAGAATCTTTTATCTTTGTCCTCCAAGCGCCAGTCGACTATTTCTCGCTCCAGTGCTGAGGCAGAATATCGTGCGGTTGCTAATGTCGTGGCTGAAGTTTGTTGGATCCGTAACCTTCTTCTCGAGTTGCGTCAGCCCGTCTCGAAAGCCACTTTAGTGTATTGTGACAATATCAGCGCCATCTATCTGTCCAGCAATCCTGTCCAACATCAACGCACAAAACACATTGAGATAGACATTCATTTCGTCTGTGAACATGTTTAA